The following are encoded together in the Glycine soja cultivar W05 chromosome 5, ASM419377v2, whole genome shotgun sequence genome:
- the LOC114411104 gene encoding uncharacterized protein LOC114411104: MDRSWMIKPRITEEYDNGVEAFLKFAKEKAPDITGVYFCPCVKCLNGRQQSLDDIRTHLICDGNCPSYTKWIWHSELPQMSSTPSTGPVNEQVDDHIEDMLHDLGQEGFRQAHAPYYEKLNNDSKKPLYIGCTKCTRLSRVLALVNLKARFGWSDKSFNELLLLLKSMLPEDNTHAFADLRNCPTCGVSRYKVNSDECTADATTYKDRPSKVCWYLPVIPRFKQLLANVEDAKNLTWHADGRIKDGLLRHPADSPQWKTIDQLYPEFAQDARNLRVALASDGMNPFGNLSSNHSLWPILLIIYNLPPWLCIKRKYIMMSMMIAGSRQPRNDIDVYLEPLIEDLRKLWWVEGVDVYDGNANETFRLHAMIFCTINDFPAYGNLSGYSVKGHHTCPICEKDTSYIQLKHGKKTVYTRHRRFLKPFHPYRHMKKAFNGTSESDSALIPLSGHEVLD, translated from the exons atggatcgaagttggatgataAAACCACGCATAACTGAAGAGTACGACAATGGGGTTGAAGCTTTCTTAAAATTTGCCAAAGAAAAGGCACCAGACATTACTGGAGTATACTTCTGTCCATGTGTTAAATGTTTGAATGGGCGACAACAATCTTTGGATGACATTAGAACACACCTTATCTGTGATGGTAACTGTCCTAGTTACacaaaatggatatggcatAGTGAGTTACCACAAATGTCATCAACCCCTTCGACTGGTCCAGTTAATGAACAAGTCGATGATCATATAGAAGACATGCTGCACGATCTTGGACAAGAGGGTTTTAGGCAAGCACATGCACCGTATTATGAAAAGTTAAATAACGATTCGAAGAAACCATTGTACATAGGATGCACTAAGTGCACACGATTGTCAAGGGTGTTAGCTTTGGTGAATTTGAAAGcaagatttgggtggagtgacaaaagcttcaacGAATTACTGTTGTTATTGAAGAGTATGCTTCCTGAAGATAACAC acatgcatttgctgatttgcgcAACTGCCCTACATGTGGGGTCTCACGCTACAAAGTAAATTCTGACGAATGCACTGCAGATGCAACGACATACAAAGATCGACCATCAAAAGTGTGTTGGTACCTTCCagtaataccaaggtttaagcaaTTGTTGGCTAATGTAGAAGACGCAAAAAACCTAACATGGCATGCTGATGGCAGGATCAAAGATGGTTTGCTCCGTCATCCTGCTGATTCTCCTCAATGGAAGACAATTGATCAGTTGTATCCAGAGTTTGCCCAAGATGCCAGAAACCTAAGGGTTGCTCTCGCTtcagatggaatgaatccatttgGAAACTTAAGTTCCAATCATAGTTTGTGGCCTATTTTGTTGATCATTTACAACctccctccttggttgtgcatcaaGCGGAAGTACATAATGATGTCTATGATGATAGCCGGTTCGAGACAACcaagaaatgacattgatgtgtaTCTTGAgcccttgattgaagacctcAGAAAACTGTGGTGGGTAGAAGGGGTTGATGTGTATGATGGGAATGCTAATGAGACCTTCAGATTGCATGCTATGATATTTtgcaccattaatgactttccagcatatgggaatttgagtggatatagTGTTAAAGGCCACCACACATGTCCCATATGTGAGAAAGACACAAGTTACATCCAATTAAAGCATGGCAAAAAGACAGTGTATACAAGACATCGAAgatttttaaaaccttttcaCCCATATAGGCACATGAAGAAAGCATTTAATGGGACATCTGAGTCTGATAGCGCACTGATTCCTTTGTCAGGTCATGAAGTTCTTGATTAG